One Dermacentor andersoni chromosome 6, qqDerAnde1_hic_scaffold, whole genome shotgun sequence genomic window carries:
- the LOC126522824 gene encoding cysteine-rich PDZ-binding protein: MVCEKCEKKLGKVITPDPWKAGARNTTEGGGRMINENKALTAKKARFTPYGKFAECRICRQKVHQVGSNYCQGCAYKKGICAMCGKKILETKNYRQSST, encoded by the coding sequence ATGGTGTGTGAGAAGTGCGAGAAGAAGCTCGGAAAAGTCATCACCCCGGACCCGTGGAAAGCCGGAGCTCGGAACACAACAGAAGGTGGTGGCAGGATGATCAACGAAAACAAGGCGCTGACAGCGAAGAAGGCCAGATTCACGCCTTATGGAAAGTTCGCCGAGTGCCGTATTTGTCGCCAGAAGGTGCACCAGGTTGGGTCCAACTACTGCCAGGGGTGCGCCTACAAGAAAGGCATCTGCGCTATGTGCGGGAAAAAGATCCTGGAGACCAAGAACTACAGGCAGTCGTCGACTTGA